The following are encoded together in the Geobacter sulfurreducens PCA genome:
- the lpdA gene encoding dihydrolipoyl dehydrogenase — protein sequence MAEQTFDLIVIGAGPGGYVAAIRAAQLGMTVAVAEQRETLGGVCLNEGCIPSKALLDSSEFFAQARDGFAGHGILIDPPRLDLARMMARKDDVVKKLTDGIAYLFKKNRITWLKGTARLAGRNGDLLRVEVGGNGTAPAHLLEAGKVLLATGSEAVPVPGLAFDGETVVSAREALAFDRVPEHLLVVGAGYIGLELGSVWRRLGSQVTVVEVLAKPLPATDGQVADALVRSLKKQGISFRMETRVTGIEKREGTAVVTVESSAGGRDAIACDRVLVAAGRRPVMAGLGLEPFNLAMEGGRIRVDDNYLTSAPGIYAIGDLIHGPMLAHKAMAEGEVFAERLTGEASVVDYEYIPGIVYTWPEAAGVGLTEEQLKEQGIPYAAGRFNFMANGRARCMGETEGFVKILAKPDTGRVLGIHVVGPRASDLIAEAVTVMTYGGSAADIAMTFHAHPTLAEAMKEAALDVEKRAIHA from the coding sequence ATGGCTGAGCAAACCTTCGACCTTATCGTCATCGGCGCCGGACCCGGCGGCTACGTGGCCGCCATCAGGGCTGCCCAGCTTGGCATGACCGTGGCGGTGGCGGAACAGCGCGAAACCCTCGGCGGGGTCTGCCTCAACGAGGGGTGCATCCCCAGCAAGGCGCTCCTGGACTCATCGGAGTTCTTTGCCCAGGCCCGGGACGGCTTTGCCGGCCACGGCATCCTGATTGACCCTCCGCGGCTCGACCTGGCGCGGATGATGGCCCGCAAGGACGATGTGGTGAAAAAGCTCACCGACGGCATCGCCTACCTCTTCAAGAAGAACCGGATAACCTGGCTGAAGGGGACGGCTCGCCTGGCGGGCAGAAACGGCGATCTCCTGCGGGTGGAGGTGGGCGGCAACGGGACGGCGCCCGCGCACCTGCTGGAGGCCGGCAAGGTGCTCCTTGCCACCGGCAGCGAGGCGGTGCCGGTACCGGGCCTCGCCTTTGACGGGGAGACCGTGGTCTCCGCCCGGGAAGCCCTGGCCTTCGACCGGGTGCCGGAGCATCTGCTGGTGGTGGGGGCCGGCTACATCGGGCTGGAGCTGGGGTCGGTCTGGCGCCGGCTCGGCAGCCAGGTGACCGTGGTGGAGGTGCTGGCCAAGCCGCTCCCCGCCACCGACGGCCAGGTGGCCGACGCTCTGGTGCGCTCCCTGAAGAAGCAGGGGATCTCCTTCCGCATGGAGACACGGGTGACCGGCATCGAGAAGCGGGAGGGCACGGCCGTGGTCACGGTGGAATCGTCCGCCGGCGGGCGCGACGCCATCGCCTGCGACCGGGTCCTGGTGGCCGCCGGCCGCCGCCCCGTCATGGCCGGGCTCGGCCTCGAACCCTTCAATCTCGCCATGGAGGGGGGGCGCATCCGGGTGGACGACAACTACCTGACCTCGGCCCCGGGGATCTACGCCATCGGCGACCTGATCCACGGACCCATGCTCGCCCACAAGGCCATGGCCGAGGGGGAAGTCTTCGCCGAGCGCCTGACCGGCGAGGCGTCGGTCGTGGACTACGAATACATCCCTGGTATCGTGTATACGTGGCCCGAGGCGGCCGGCGTCGGCCTGACCGAAGAGCAGCTCAAGGAACAGGGGATTCCCTATGCCGCGGGCCGGTTCAATTTCATGGCCAACGGTCGGGCACGCTGCATGGGGGAAACCGAAGGATTCGTGAAGATCCTGGCCAAGCCCGACACGGGCCGGGTCCTGGGCATCCATGTGGTCGGCCCCCGCGCCTCGGACCTCATTGCCGAGGCGGTCACCGTCATGACCTACGGTGGCAGCGCCGCCGACATCGCCATGACCTTCCACGCCCACCCGACCCTCGCCGAGGCCATGAAGGAAGCGGCCCTGGACGTGGAGAAACGGGCGATACATGCGTAA
- a CDS encoding tetratricopeptide repeat protein: MRGRVAVMVCRVVTALALSLLAVAPVPAASRTAKGAKAANGYAATQAAARRGDAKAAFRLALMHLDGSGAPRKPTEAARYMKMAAERGHVRAQYYLGTFYHEGTGVKRDTSAAARWIGKAAAGGDAEAQYAYGMVLLSGDGVPVDKVRAIEWLGKASRQGNEGARDVLQELVAFQGRPTEIRSLEPTISSPVPAPRPEAGTTGARLEGKGVVLDQGEFSLKFSMPGLGNTGDPYRTTTDEKLWNHLQGGSFEIIYRPGK, encoded by the coding sequence TTGAGGGGTAGGGTTGCGGTCATGGTGTGCCGGGTCGTGACGGCACTGGCCCTGTCGCTGCTGGCGGTTGCGCCGGTGCCGGCCGCTTCCCGTACGGCAAAGGGCGCAAAGGCCGCCAACGGGTATGCCGCCACCCAGGCCGCGGCCCGGCGGGGGGATGCCAAAGCGGCCTTCAGGCTTGCGCTGATGCACCTGGACGGCAGCGGCGCCCCGCGCAAGCCGACAGAGGCGGCGCGGTACATGAAAATGGCGGCCGAGCGCGGCCACGTGCGGGCCCAGTACTATCTGGGCACCTTCTACCACGAGGGGACCGGGGTCAAGCGCGACACCTCGGCCGCGGCCCGCTGGATCGGCAAGGCGGCCGCGGGGGGCGATGCCGAGGCCCAGTACGCGTACGGCATGGTCCTTCTCTCCGGTGACGGCGTGCCCGTGGACAAGGTGCGGGCCATCGAGTGGTTGGGCAAGGCATCCCGCCAGGGGAACGAGGGCGCCCGGGACGTGCTCCAGGAGCTGGTCGCCTTCCAGGGCCGGCCGACGGAAATCCGCTCCCTGGAGCCGACCATCTCCTCTCCCGTTCCCGCTCCCCGGCCGGAGGCGGGCACCACGGGGGCGCGCCTCGAAGGCAAGGGGGTAGTCCTGGACCAGGGCGAGTTCAGCCTCAAGTTCTCCATGCCCGGGCTGGGAAACACCGGTGACCCCTACCGGACCACGACCGACGAGAAACTCTGGAATCATCTGCAGGGGGGGAGCTTCGAGATCATCTACCGGCCGGGTAAGTAG
- the odhB gene encoding 2-oxoglutarate dehydrogenase complex dihydrolipoyllysine-residue succinyltransferase — MEIKIPSVGESVFEALVATWLRQDGDAVRKDEPVCEIETDKITMELNAEADGVLSIAVPAGTTVKIGTVIGTIREGAAAPVAESPAPAQAAAAAPAAEPPLSPSVRKMARERGISPEAVPGTGRGGRVTVDDLFSFAEKREQGASPAGAPPPAAPQPPAQQPRPAAEQPRQAEPPEADRTTRTPMTPIRKRIAERLMAARQQTAMLTTFNEADLGRIVELRARHKEQFAKRHGVSLGFMSFFVKACVEALKAFPLVNARIDGNDIVRHHYYNIGIAIGADKGLVVPVLRDADRLHFWEIEQAIAAFVEKIKTNRLELSDLEGGTFSITNGGVYGSLLSTPILNPPQSGVLGMHAIQDRPVARDGQVVIRPMMYLALSYDHRIIDGREAVGFLRTVKEYVEDPEELFLEG; from the coding sequence ATGGAAATCAAAATACCATCGGTGGGTGAATCGGTATTCGAGGCCCTGGTGGCCACGTGGCTCCGCCAGGACGGCGATGCGGTCCGCAAGGACGAGCCGGTCTGCGAGATCGAGACCGACAAGATCACCATGGAGCTTAACGCTGAGGCCGACGGGGTTCTCTCCATCGCGGTGCCGGCCGGGACCACGGTGAAGATCGGCACGGTCATCGGTACCATTCGCGAAGGCGCTGCCGCCCCCGTTGCCGAGTCGCCGGCTCCGGCACAGGCCGCTGCCGCCGCGCCCGCCGCAGAGCCCCCTCTTTCCCCGTCGGTGCGTAAAATGGCGCGGGAGCGGGGGATCAGCCCCGAGGCGGTGCCCGGTACCGGCCGGGGAGGGCGGGTGACGGTGGATGATCTCTTCTCCTTTGCCGAAAAGCGGGAGCAGGGGGCGTCTCCGGCCGGGGCTCCTCCGCCGGCCGCTCCCCAGCCTCCCGCGCAGCAGCCCCGGCCGGCGGCAGAGCAGCCCCGCCAGGCCGAGCCGCCGGAGGCCGATCGCACCACCCGCACCCCCATGACCCCCATCCGCAAGCGGATCGCGGAACGTCTCATGGCGGCGCGTCAGCAGACCGCCATGCTCACCACCTTCAACGAGGCCGATCTGGGGCGCATTGTGGAACTGCGTGCCCGCCACAAGGAGCAGTTCGCCAAGCGGCACGGGGTATCCTTGGGGTTCATGTCGTTCTTCGTCAAGGCCTGCGTAGAGGCCCTGAAAGCCTTTCCCCTGGTGAACGCCCGCATCGACGGCAACGACATCGTCCGGCACCACTACTACAACATCGGCATCGCCATCGGCGCGGACAAGGGGCTGGTGGTGCCGGTGCTCCGGGATGCGGACCGCCTCCATTTCTGGGAGATCGAACAGGCCATCGCCGCCTTTGTCGAAAAGATCAAAACCAACCGGCTCGAACTCTCGGACCTGGAGGGGGGCACCTTCTCCATAACCAACGGCGGGGTGTACGGCTCGCTCCTTTCCACCCCCATCCTCAATCCGCCCCAGAGCGGGGTGCTCGGCATGCACGCCATTCAGGACCGTCCCGTGGCCCGGGACGGGCAGGTGGTCATCCGGCCCATGATGTACCTGGCCCTGTCCTACGACCACCGGATCATCGACGGCCGCGAAGCGGTGGGATTCCTGCGCACGGTGAAAGAGTATGTGGAAGATCCGGAGGAGCTGTTCCTTGAGGGGTAG